The DNA sequence TGATTAAAAGGTTCCGCAGTCCAATCGGAAACCGAATTTTGCGCCGGACCAATTTTACTTCAACGGATACGGCTGATTAAATTCAAATAGTCCGTCCCCATTAATGGCCCCAACTATAGTATTGAGCTCAGTTAGTCCGCCGTGCTAAAACATCTTGATTCCCCCAAAACTTGTCCATTTAATATTCCGAGtccgataaaattttctatccCGCTTATAAACTTAATGGGCAAAGAATCAGGTCGTTAACGGTACTCCCATAAATCCCAACACAAAGGCTTTAAGTACACTGAAGATGTCATAGTACATGAAAGTCTTCTCCACGAGCTTCAACGTAGACTCTTCTTTTATTACAAAAATTAGCTGCttccaagattttttttttcttctacaaaATTCACATAccactaagagagagagagagagagagagagtatcttGGAGTATTCTAAAGAGAGTATATCACACCAACAACAATCAACAACTCATCAAGAGAGCCGTTAGGCGAAAAGTTAAAAcccgaaaaatggagaaaaaatatattgtacTAAGAGGAAAAGGGAGGGTTCATTTTTTCTAGCCGAGCACGGTATATATGGTCTGAATTATGGTAAGCCCGAAGAGGAGGAAGGCGGCAATGAGAGACAATATAACCCAAGGATTCCTGAAGTGGGTGTGCATGAGACTGGCCCTCCACTTGTGCCTCCTCTCCTTGCAGTATTCTTTGACCTTCTTGATCATGTCATGGAGCCTGCTGCCCGGGTCGAGCATCACGTCCTTGGCCAGCAAGTTGAACAGCTTGGCTGCCGCCTCGTCGCTCTCCATGTAATTCCTGATGATACCCTTCTTGCGGAGCAGAGCAAAGTCCCGCTCCTTATCGATGAGGTTGTCCATGAAGCAGATGTAGGACGTGACCTCGGTCCCAGCCTCGACGTGGAAGCGCTCAAACGCAATGAGGTTGAGGAACATGGACTCGGTGTCGTCGTCTACCACGATCACGGGGAGCCTCAGGACCCCGCTGGCAAAGGAGATCTCCTTGAGGCTGTTGGTTTCGCTTTGCTTGAACTGGATCCCGTGCTCACGGAGCTCGGTGGCTGGTGGGATTGTCTCCACGCTGGCGTTGCTCTTCCACTCTTTGTTCTCTTTGGACTCCATCGGCAGGCTCTTCTCGGAGACGTCCAGGCTTGTTCCCATGCACGCATTGTTCAGGTTGCCCATGCTCACCACTTGGTCCGGATTGAGCTGGACCCGCTTCTTCCTGAAGACGTCCAGGACGTGCAGGCATTTTCCTGTGCTTGGATTGTTCTCGCTGGCTCTCCAGAAGTTAAGGATGAGCCTGTTGATGTATTCTTCCTCCTGCATTGTTGGAGTAAAGTCAGTTCAATTTCCCTTCCTCCTGATGTCATGTGGATTGTCCTTGAGTAGAAGGTATAAAAAGAAGTTTCTAATATCGGTTATAGATCAGGATTGGAGCATTAGATTTGATTCCTCTGAGATTGCCAAGATGTACTGTGAACCCAGTACGGCGGTTTACATGCGTGCGAAAAATCTCTCTTACGACGGAGCAAAATCTAAGGAACTAACCTTCTTGCCATTACAGACGGCGACCAGCCGTTCCAGTACTAGCAGAGGAAGCTGATTCTCCAGCAGCAGCATGTCCCGCCAAATGTTTGGAAGTATGTAAAGCCTCCCGTGATTGCTAAAGATGGGGTCGTTGGGCGCATAGTCGTCCACCTCCGAATTTGCGAACCTCAGGATCTCGAGCATGAAGCAGCCATCAGTGATCATCAGCTGCAGGAACCGGCCTGCCGCGCCCTCGCTGTCCTTCTTCCACATCGGGTCCAGCGCATCGTAGCTTGCCTTGAGGTCCCCCAGCACCTCCTTTAGGGACTCGAGGAAGGGCTTGAAGGGCTTCCCGGACCGCTTGAGGAAGTGGACAAGCGAGCGGCGCTTGTGTTCCTCCATGGGGAGGAGGTGTTCATCGCCGTGGTGGTAGGGACCGAAGGAGACAACCTGCGGCCGGTAGGCCTCGCTTTTGAGGTCGGTGATGCGGGCAGGGATCCTGTAGATGGACCGCTTGTTCCAGCGCCGTTGGTCATCGGAGGTCTTGCTCTTGAGGCTCTCCTCGACTTGGACGATCCAGTTGGTCTCGTTTGGGTCTGGTGGCGGCGAAGGATCCATGCTTCCGCTATTTTCACAAGTTCCACAAATTTCTACTGTGGAGTGTCTCATGTTATCGTTTTTGTCTTAAAGCTGAAGGGAGTGAGATGAGAAGAGGTGAATTTATGGTGAGAGATGGGAAGAGTGAAGAGGGTTTGGCCCATTGCTTCAAGTTGAAGAGCTGAAGAGAGAACGTGTTTACTCATGGAAAAGAGAAGGTGAGTGAAAAAGGAGTTGGGAAATGCTTTCCTGACAGCCTAATAATcttgtcagttatttctgatcgtaaattcacacatcatcaccgcgtattttatacaaagcactcattaattgaaagcttttttctaaaaaatttgaaatgcgGGCTCACCTAACACGTGTCGATCAACTAATGGAGCATTTTATGGCTGACTTGGCCGTAAGGACAACCTAATATATATCTTTTCTTAGGCATGTCCCGTGAAAGCCGTAGGAATCGAATTGCATGGCCCGCTTATCCTCGGGCAATCCAACACAAGTTGTAACCATCTTGCGTGAAACTCAAGAGCTTCTGCTTGTTTCATATGggcaaaaaataattcaagtaAGAAAAGATACAATAGCACTCAAATCAAAGTCAAGTTTCTACATTAAACTAATTATTAGTGtggcttttatttttatttttatttttatttttattacacGTGAGCATAATGGGCCGCCAGCATTTCTGAGCTCAATGGAGAAGTGCTTGGATTTAATTCGAAAGTGACTAATCCCATAAGCAACTATAGCTTATATGGACATGCGTGTAACGTACGACAACACATTCGGTTCATATCCCAAGTAAACCAATTGTAGGACATTCCTTTCTTGCTCAATGTGAAAGTGCCTCGATTTCTTTTATTAAAGTTATTctctactctttttttttctctcttgggCCCGGACAAAACTAATTGTCCTCGGAGCAAGGCGTGTCAGAAAGCTTCTAGGCCTATCGTGTTACACGAATGCGCGCGTGCtatcaaaaaatttcttgtATGGGGAGCTTCCACGATTTAAGAGGGCCAAAGA is a window from the Rhodamnia argentea isolate NSW1041297 chromosome 8, ASM2092103v1, whole genome shotgun sequence genome containing:
- the LOC115745350 gene encoding UPF0481 protein At3g47200-like, which translates into the protein MRHSTVEICGTCENSGSMDPSPPPDPNETNWIVQVEESLKSKTSDDQRRWNKRSIYRIPARITDLKSEAYRPQVVSFGPYHHGDEHLLPMEEHKRRSLVHFLKRSGKPFKPFLESLKEVLGDLKASYDALDPMWKKDSEGAAGRFLQLMITDGCFMLEILRFANSEVDDYAPNDPIFSNHGRLYILPNIWRDMLLLENQLPLLVLERLVAVCNGKKEEEYINRLILNFWRASENNPSTGKCLHVLDVFRKKRVQLNPDQVVSMGNLNNACMGTSLDVSEKSLPMESKENKEWKSNASVETIPPATELREHGIQFKQSETNSLKEISFASGVLRLPVIVVDDDTESMFLNLIAFERFHVEAGTEVTSYICFMDNLIDKERDFALLRKKGIIRNYMESDEAAAKLFNLLAKDVMLDPGSRLHDMIKKVKEYCKERRHKWRASLMHTHFRNPWVILSLIAAFLLFGLTIIQTIYTVLG